From the genome of Brevibacterium sp. JSBI002, one region includes:
- a CDS encoding YchJ family protein has translation MICPCSGMPPGTAYDDCCRPALDGETWPTTAEALMRSRYTAFVRGNEDHLFRTWHAKTRPDDVGVDDATTWLGLEIVSTTGGGIDDATGTVHFRARFRDHLGDHVLEENSSFVRRAGRWMYLEALES, from the coding sequence ATGATCTGCCCTTGCTCCGGAATGCCTCCCGGCACCGCCTACGACGACTGCTGCCGCCCAGCCCTCGACGGTGAAACCTGGCCCACCACCGCCGAGGCGCTCATGCGCTCCCGCTACACCGCCTTCGTCCGCGGCAACGAAGACCACCTCTTCCGCACCTGGCATGCCAAGACCCGACCCGACGATGTCGGCGTCGATGACGCCACCACGTGGCTCGGCCTCGAAATCGTGTCCACCACGGGCGGGGGAATCGACGATGCCACCGGCACCGTGCACTTCCGTGCGCGATTCCGAGATCACCTCGGCGATCATGTCCTAGAAGAGAACTCCTCCTTCGTCCGCCGAGCCGGGCGGTGGATGTACCTCGAAGCGCTCGAGAGCTGA
- a CDS encoding HhH-GPD-type base excision DNA repair protein, whose amino-acid sequence MTSLFLSGDPKADELLAEDRFALLVGMLLDQQVTMESAFAGPAKLAERLGKLDIDEIAEMNPDDFLDIFAQTPAVHRFPKSMAGRVQKLAAAIVDEYDGNPEAIWTEGDPSGAEVLKRLKKLPGFGDQKAKIFLALLGKQFELKAEGWQEAAGDYGDADARRSIADVVDDVTLQEVRAFKKQQKAAAKAAKAANK is encoded by the coding sequence ATGACTTCACTGTTCCTGTCTGGAGATCCGAAGGCCGATGAACTCTTGGCCGAAGACCGCTTCGCTCTGCTCGTCGGGATGCTGCTCGACCAGCAGGTGACCATGGAGAGCGCCTTCGCTGGGCCGGCCAAGCTGGCCGAACGGCTCGGCAAGCTCGATATCGACGAGATTGCCGAGATGAACCCGGACGATTTCCTCGACATCTTCGCCCAGACTCCTGCTGTCCACCGGTTCCCGAAGTCGATGGCTGGCCGGGTGCAGAAGCTGGCCGCGGCCATTGTCGATGAGTACGACGGAAACCCCGAGGCGATCTGGACTGAAGGTGACCCCAGCGGTGCCGAGGTCCTCAAACGACTGAAGAAACTGCCCGGATTCGGTGATCAGAAGGCCAAGATCTTCCTGGCGCTGCTCGGCAAACAATTCGAGCTCAAAGCTGAGGGCTGGCAGGAAGCTGCCGGTGACTACGGTGACGCGGACGCCCGCCGTTCGATCGCCGACGTCGTCGATGACGTCACCCTACAAGAGGTGCGTGCCTTCAAAAAGCAGCAGAAGGCTGCGGCCAAGGCGGCAAAGGCCGCGAACAAATAG